A stretch of Salvelinus alpinus chromosome 4, SLU_Salpinus.1, whole genome shotgun sequence DNA encodes these proteins:
- the LOC139572990 gene encoding membrane-spanning 4-domains subfamily A member 4D — protein MKYTFQSDECMVITIPLGSLRDAQEGQLMPEKFHCVFKDVYKVFLKGQPKALGAAQLIAGVLVLILGLLLVQHRPLVLIYTMPSVLFVAAGMLTYAAGHSPNMCVAKLSFSLNIVSCFWTLAAVGLCTVDVFSFRFQGVHQEVFSGIKWMIVVLLVIELVVAMVVIYWESKAVCRQHFNILPMVTLKQDV, from the exons ATGAAGTACACATTTCAGTCAGATGAGTGCATGGTCATCACTATACCTCTGGGCAGTCTCAGAGATGCTCAGGAGGGCCAGCTGATGCCTGAGAAGTTCCACTGTGTCTTCAAAGATGTCTACAAGGTCTTCCTCAAGGGTCAGCCTAAAGCTCTGGGG GCGGCTCAGCTCATTGCTGGAGTCCTTGTCTTGATTCTGGGGCTACTGCTTGTCCAACACAGACCATTAGTTCTGATCTACACCATGCCCAGTGTCCTG TTTGTTGCTGCCGGAATGCTGACCTATGCTGCAGGTCATTCTCCAAATATGTGTGTG GCCAAACTGTCATTTTCCTTGAACATCGTCAGCTGTTTCTGGACATTAGCTGCTGTTGGTCTCTGCACTGTTGATGTTTTCTCTTTTCGTTTCCAGGGGGTACATCAAGAG GTATTTTCTGGAATCAAATGGATGATTGTAGTTCTCCTGGTCATTGAACTGGTCGTTGCCATGGTGGTGATCTACTGGGAGAGTAAAGCAGTGTGCAGACAGCACTTCAACATTCTG cccatgGTCACCCTGAAGCAGGACGTATGA